In Carassius auratus strain Wakin chromosome 49, ASM336829v1, whole genome shotgun sequence, one DNA window encodes the following:
- the LOC113066080 gene encoding eyes absent homolog 1 isoform X5, whose product MEMQDLASPHSRVSGSSESPNGPNLDNSHINNNSMTPNGTEVKTEPMSSSEIATSVADGSLDSFSGSAIGTSGFSPRQTHQFSPQIYPSNRPYPHILPTPSAQNMAAYGQTQYTTGMQQAAAYGTYPQPGQPYGITAYGIKTEGGLTQAQSPGQSGFLSYSSSFSTPQTGQAPYSYQMQGGTFTTTSGLYAGNNSLTNSTGFNSTQQDYPSYPAFGQSQYAQYYNSSPYTSPYMTSNNTSPTTPSTTATYTLQEPPSGITSQALSEQPAAEYSTIHSPSTPIKDSDSDRLRRASDGKSRGRGRRNNNPSPPPDSDLERVFIWDLDETIIVFHSLLTGSYANRFGRDPPTSVSLGLRMEEMIFNLADTHFFFNDLEECDQVHIDDVSSDDNGQDLSTYNFSTDGFHAAATSANLCLATGVRGGVDWMRKLAFRYRRVKEIYTTYKNNVGGLLGPAKREAWLQLRAEIEALTDSWLTLALKALTLIHSRSNCVNILVTTTQLIPALAKVLLYGLGVVFPIENIYSATKIGKESCFERVIQRFGRKVVYVVVGDGVEEEQGSKKHNMPFWRISSHSDLMALHHALDLEYL is encoded by the exons ATGGAAATGCAGGATCTAGCTAGTCCACACAGCCGAGTAAGTGGAAGCAGTGAGTCCCCAAACGGTCCCAACCTCGACAACTCGCATATAAATAACAATTCCATGACACCAAATGGCACTGAAG TTAAAACAGAGCCAATGAGCAGCAGTGAAATCGCCACCTCTGTAGCAGACGGCTCTCTAGACAGCTTCTCAGGATCAG CCATTGGAACCAGTGGCTTCAGCCCAAGACAAACTCACCAGTTCTCTCCCCAGATTTACCCTTCCAA TAGACCCTATCCACACATTCTTCCGACTCCTTCCGCCCAAAATATGGCCGCGTATGGACAGACGCAGTACACCACAGGAATGCAGCAGGCTGCTGCCTATGGCACGTACCCTCAGCCAGGCCAGCCCTATGGGATTACAGCCTATG GCATCAAGACAGAGGGCGGACTGACCCAGGCTCAGTCTCCAGGCCAGAGCGGCTTCCTCAGCTACAGTTCCAGCTTCTCCACGCCTCAGACGGGACAAGCACCATACAGTTACCAGATGCAAG GAGGCACTTTTACAACAACTTCAGGGCTGTACGCTGGAAACAATTCCCTCACAAACTCAACTGGATTCAATAGTACACAACAG GACTACCCCTCCTACCCAGCTTTTGGCCAGAGTCAGTATGCGCAGTATTACAACAGTAGCCCTTACACTTCTCCATACATGACCAGTAACAACACCAGCCCCACCACACCCTCCACCACTGCCACCTACACCCTACAGGAGCCTCCATCAGGGATCACCAGCCAGGCCCTCTCAGAGCAACCGGCAG CAGAGTACAGTACAATCCACAGTCCATCAACCCCCATTaaagattcagattcagatcgaTTGCGTCGGGCTTCAGATGGAAAGTCACGTGGCCGGGGAAGGAGGAACAATAACCCATCCCCACCTCCCGACTCTGACCTTGAG CGCGTGTTCATTTGGGACTTGGATGAAACAATCATCGTTTTCCATTCCTTGCTCACAGGGTCTTACGCCAACAGATTCGGAAGG GATCCACCAACATCGGTGTCATTGGGACTAAGAATGGAAGAGATGATCTTCAACTTGGCTGACACACATTTCTTCTTCAATGACTTGGAA GAATGCGATCAGGTCCACATCGATGATGTGTCGTCGGACGACAACGGGCAAGATCTAAG TACATATAATTTTAGCACAGACGGATTCCACGCTGCTGCCACTAGTGCCAACCTGTGTCTGGCCACCGGCGTACGAGGAGGTGTGGACTGGATGAGAAAGCTCGCCTTCCGCTACAGACGAGTAAAAGAAATTTACACCACCTATAAAAATAACGTCGGAG GTCTGCTTGGCCCAGCCAAAAGGGAAGCATGGTTGCAATTGCGAGCAGAAATTGAAGCCCTGACTGACTCCTGGTTAACACTGGCACTGAAAGCACTAACATTAATCCACTCAAG ATCAAACTGTGTGAACATCTTAGTGACCACAACACAGCTCATACCTGCCCTCGCCAAGGTCCTCCTGTATGGACTGGGAGTAGTATTTCCAATTGAAAACATTTATAGCGCCACGAAAATAG GAAAAGAGAGCTGCTTCGAGAGAGTAATCCAGAGGTTCGGGAGAAAAGTTGTATATGTGGTGGTGGGGGATGGCGTGGAGGAGGAGCAAGGGTCGAAAAAG CACAACATGCCTTTCTGGCGGATCTCTAGTCACTCTGACCTCATGGCCCTGCACCACGCTCTGGACCTGGAGTACTTGTAG
- the LOC113066080 gene encoding eyes absent homolog 1 isoform X6, which translates to MEMQDLASPHSRVSGSSESPNGPNLDNSHINNNSMTPNGTEAIGTSGFSPRQTHQFSPQIYPSNRPYPHILPTPSAQNMAAYGQTQYTTGMQQAAAYGTYPQPGQPYGITAYGPLWAGIKTEGGLTQAQSPGQSGFLSYSSSFSTPQTGQAPYSYQMQGGTFTTTSGLYAGNNSLTNSTGFNSTQQDYPSYPAFGQSQYAQYYNSSPYTSPYMTSNNTSPTTPSTTATYTLQEPPSGITSQALSEQPAAEYSTIHSPSTPIKDSDSDRLRRASDGKSRGRGRRNNNPSPPPDSDLERVFIWDLDETIIVFHSLLTGSYANRFGRDPPTSVSLGLRMEEMIFNLADTHFFFNDLEECDQVHIDDVSSDDNGQDLSTYNFSTDGFHAAATSANLCLATGVRGGVDWMRKLAFRYRRVKEIYTTYKNNVGGLLGPAKREAWLQLRAEIEALTDSWLTLALKALTLIHSRSNCVNILVTTTQLIPALAKVLLYGLGVVFPIENIYSATKIGKESCFERVIQRFGRKVVYVVVGDGVEEEQGSKKHNMPFWRISSHSDLMALHHALDLEYL; encoded by the exons ATGGAAATGCAGGATCTAGCTAGTCCACACAGCCGAGTAAGTGGAAGCAGTGAGTCCCCAAACGGTCCCAACCTCGACAACTCGCATATAAATAACAATTCCATGACACCAAATGGCACTGAAG CCATTGGAACCAGTGGCTTCAGCCCAAGACAAACTCACCAGTTCTCTCCCCAGATTTACCCTTCCAA TAGACCCTATCCACACATTCTTCCGACTCCTTCCGCCCAAAATATGGCCGCGTATGGACAGACGCAGTACACCACAGGAATGCAGCAGGCTGCTGCCTATGGCACGTACCCTCAGCCAGGCCAGCCCTATGGGATTACAGCCTATG GTCCATTGTGGGCAGGCATCAAGACAGAGGGCGGACTGACCCAGGCTCAGTCTCCAGGCCAGAGCGGCTTCCTCAGCTACAGTTCCAGCTTCTCCACGCCTCAGACGGGACAAGCACCATACAGTTACCAGATGCAAG GAGGCACTTTTACAACAACTTCAGGGCTGTACGCTGGAAACAATTCCCTCACAAACTCAACTGGATTCAATAGTACACAACAG GACTACCCCTCCTACCCAGCTTTTGGCCAGAGTCAGTATGCGCAGTATTACAACAGTAGCCCTTACACTTCTCCATACATGACCAGTAACAACACCAGCCCCACCACACCCTCCACCACTGCCACCTACACCCTACAGGAGCCTCCATCAGGGATCACCAGCCAGGCCCTCTCAGAGCAACCGGCAG CAGAGTACAGTACAATCCACAGTCCATCAACCCCCATTaaagattcagattcagatcgaTTGCGTCGGGCTTCAGATGGAAAGTCACGTGGCCGGGGAAGGAGGAACAATAACCCATCCCCACCTCCCGACTCTGACCTTGAG CGCGTGTTCATTTGGGACTTGGATGAAACAATCATCGTTTTCCATTCCTTGCTCACAGGGTCTTACGCCAACAGATTCGGAAGG GATCCACCAACATCGGTGTCATTGGGACTAAGAATGGAAGAGATGATCTTCAACTTGGCTGACACACATTTCTTCTTCAATGACTTGGAA GAATGCGATCAGGTCCACATCGATGATGTGTCGTCGGACGACAACGGGCAAGATCTAAG TACATATAATTTTAGCACAGACGGATTCCACGCTGCTGCCACTAGTGCCAACCTGTGTCTGGCCACCGGCGTACGAGGAGGTGTGGACTGGATGAGAAAGCTCGCCTTCCGCTACAGACGAGTAAAAGAAATTTACACCACCTATAAAAATAACGTCGGAG GTCTGCTTGGCCCAGCCAAAAGGGAAGCATGGTTGCAATTGCGAGCAGAAATTGAAGCCCTGACTGACTCCTGGTTAACACTGGCACTGAAAGCACTAACATTAATCCACTCAAG ATCAAACTGTGTGAACATCTTAGTGACCACAACACAGCTCATACCTGCCCTCGCCAAGGTCCTCCTGTATGGACTGGGAGTAGTATTTCCAATTGAAAACATTTATAGCGCCACGAAAATAG GAAAAGAGAGCTGCTTCGAGAGAGTAATCCAGAGGTTCGGGAGAAAAGTTGTATATGTGGTGGTGGGGGATGGCGTGGAGGAGGAGCAAGGGTCGAAAAAG CACAACATGCCTTTCTGGCGGATCTCTAGTCACTCTGACCTCATGGCCCTGCACCACGCTCTGGACCTGGAGTACTTGTAG